The genomic interval TTAAATTAAAGGTCAAAAAAAATAGGATTTAAAAAAATCCTATTTTTGATACAACCAAGTTTGATTTACTTCAAAGGTAATATTATCATCGTTATCTACAAAGTATTTTAACAAGACTTCTCCCCATAATTCTCCATTGCTGTAATCTGCAATAATCCATCTGTGGTTTAAAATTTTTACTTTGTTTATAACAAATTTTGTCGGTCCGATTTGATCTTGACCTGTGTAAGGATTTCCTTTTGGATCAGAATTAAAATCCAGTAACTTTTCTGTTACAACCGGAATCAGTTTTTCGTACAAAATAACTTTTCCTCCAGAAGCGCTATTATCGAAGTAATTTTGTGCATTTTCATTATGTTCTAAAGAAAAATAATCAGCTTCGGCTAATTGTGTTTTTACTAAGTTGATACTATCTCTAAGTTTCTTAGTTGTTTTATCGTATCTATTCTGTGCAAATTTTACTTCTCCGCTATAAAATGCGTACGTAAACACATTCATTAAAATTGCTAAAATAAAAAGATAAAGCATTAAGGATTTTTTCATTGTGTGGTATAATTAAATGGTAATTTCTAAATTGTCGTAAGCCAGAAAAACATTTTCTGGAAGGGTTTTCTGTACTTCTTCGTGAAAACCTAAAACATGACTAATGTGTGTTAAATAAGCTTTCTCAGGTTTAACAAGATTTATAAAATCAAGTGCTTCTTGCAGATTAAAATGGGTATCGTGAGGTTCTACACGCAAAGCATTTACAACCAAAACTTTTAAACCTTTTAGTTTATCTGTTTCCACTTGGTTGATTGTTTTTACATCCGTTAAATACGCAAAATCATCTATTCGATAACCAAAAACCTGCAATTCTCCGTGCATTACATTGATTGGAATAGCAGTTTTATCTCCAACCGCGAAGGGAACATCATTTTCGACTTCAAAAGTTTTTACACTTGGCGCACCTGGATATTTGTTTACGGTTTCAAAAACATAATCAAAACGGCGTCTTAGATTATCTAAAACACGTTGATGTCCGTAAATTGGAATTTCACCTTGCCTAAAGTTAAAAGGACGAATATCGTCTAATCCTGCTGTATGATCTGCATGTTCGTGCGTAAATAAAATGGCATCTAATTTTCTGCATCCGCAGGAAAGCATTTGCTGTCTAAAATCAGGACCGCAATCGATTACGAATGAATGCTCGCCCCATGTAATCCAGATGGATACACGAAGCCTTTTATCCTTAGCATCAGTGCTTTTACAAACTGGATGATCGATTCCGATTATCGGAATACCCTGAGAAGTACCTGTACCTAAAAAATAAACCTTCAATTGAACTTAATTTTTTTACAAAAATAGATTATTTCTCTTTCATTAGACTGCTAATTTACTAACTTTGTATCAAATCTATTTAAAACAAAATGGGTACAGAAATAAAACTCAAAGGTGACAAGGTCATCGAACAGATTCCTTCTATAAAAGACAAAGCTTTACGCATTAATTTAAACGAGAATATTTACGGAACATTTGCTGAGATTGGTGCTGGACAAGAGACAGTTAGACATTTTTTCAGATCCGGAGGTTCTTCAGGAACGATAGCAAAAGCAATGTCTGCCTATGATAAAGATTTTAGTGACGCCGTTTATGGCGCAGAAAATGACGGAAGATATGTTACTGAAGAACGCTTAAAAAAAATGCTGACACATGAAGGTCAGATTATTGAAGAGCGTTTGAGCCGCGAAAAACACCCAACAAAACTTTTCTTCAGTTACGCCAATACTGTTGCGACAATAGATTTTGCAAAACAATTTAAAGGTCACGGTTGGGTTGGAATTAGATACCAAATTGAACCAGACGAAGCTTATAACGAAATTATTCTTCACATTCGTTTTAAAGAAACCGACGCAAGATTACAACAAGAAACACTTGGAATTTTAGGTGTAAACTTAATTTACGGTGCTTTTTACAAATACAACGATCCAAAACGATTACTTCGTTATTTATACGATCACTTAGACAAAGATCAATTAGAGATTGATACCATTAACTTTTCTGGACCACGTTTTGCTGACGTTGACAACCGTTTGATGAGTTTACAATTGGTTAAAAATGGAATGACTGATGCCGTAATGTTTAATCCAGAAGGAAAAAACATTTTACCAGCTGCGATTTTATACAAAAAGAATCTTTTAGCTTTAAGAGGAAGTTTTCGTCCAGTTACAAAAGTAAATATGGATATGTATGAGAAATCACTAAAAATGTTTCTCAATGAAAATAAGGTTGAAAAAAGCAATACATTAGTTATTTTCGAAATCACTCTTTCAAATTTACGTTCTGATGGAGAAATAGACGAACGCGATTTTATGGACAGAGCCGAATTACTTTGTTCTCTTGGCCAAACCGTTATGATATCTAATTTCCAAGAATACTATAAAGTAGTTGAATACTTTGCCAATTATACCAAAGCTCGTATGGGATTAGCGATGGGTGTAAACAACCTTGTTGATATTTTTGACGAGAAATATTACCGCCATTTAAGTGGTGGAATTCTGGAAGCTTTTGGAAAATTATTCTATCGCGACATGAAAGTCTTCTTATACCCAATGCTAGACGAAGACGGAACACTAATGAATTCAAACAATTTGAAGGTTCATCCAAGAATGAAAGAGCTTTACAAATTCTTTAAATTTAATGGAAAAGTAGTTGATATTGAAGACTACGATCCGAATATTCTAGAAGTATTCTCTAGAGAAGTTTTAAAAATGATCAATCAAGGAAAAACAGGCTGGGAACCAATGCTGCCACCTGGAATTCCAGAAATTATAAAAGAGCATCATCTTTTTGGATATCATCCGCAGAAAGAATTAGAACAAAATACATAATTGAGAAAGTCCCTTTATTGGGACTTTTTTTTTGTTTCATGTTTTTGAACTGAGTGTTTTTTTTTTAACGCAAAGTTCGCTAAGTTTTTTTTTACGAGGTTTTATGAAAATGCAAAGTTCGCAAAGCTTTATGTATAAGCTATACGAACTTTTTATTTTTGAATTAAATCATCTTCTGTCAGGCTGAGCGAAGTCGAAGCCCTAGTTCTAATTGGAGCTCCCTTCGACTTCGCTCAGTGTGACAACTGAAAACTGCAACTGAACACTATTTCAAAATCTGCGAAGTATGTTCTTTTGTTTTTACTTTTTCGATTACCTCTTCGATAATTCCTTTTTCGTCGATTACGAAAGTTGTTCTATGGATTCCGTCGTATTCTTTTCCCATAAACTTTTTTGGTCCCCAAACTCCAAACGCATTGATAACCGATTTATCTTCGTCTGCAATTAACGGAAAAGGTAATTCATATTTTTCTTTAAATTTAACTTGCGCTTTTGCACTGTCAGCGCTTACTCCTAAAAGTTCGTAATTATTAGCTTGAAAACGATGAAAATTATCTCTTAAATCACAAGCCTCTGCTGTACATCCTGGCGTGCTTGCTTTTGGATAAAAGAAAACAACTAGTTTTTTTCCTGCGTAATCTGCTAATTTATGTGATTTTCCGTCTTGATCTGTTCCTGAAAAATTTGGCGCTTTATCCCCTGATTTTAATGTTGTCATATCTCTATAATTATTAATTATTAATTATCAATTGTTAATTGTTATTCTTTTGCCCCAGATTGCAGTGAAAACCCCGGAATTATGATAGTTTACATTTTTTGTATTTAAAAAGCGACCAACGGAAGCTCTTTTAAATACTTAAAAATGTTACTAGCATAATGAGGAGTTGAAACGGAAAGCTGGATTAGGCACATCATCAAAATTATACTATTTTTACGGGATTAAAAAAACAAAAATGAATAAAGAAGCTCGTGTACAATTTGTTATTGATACTTTAAAAGAACTTTACCCTACTATACCTGTTCCATTAGATCATAAAGATCCTTATACTTTATTAATTGCCGTTTTGCTTTCGGCACAATGTACCGATGTTCGCGTGAATCAGATTACTCCTTTGCTGTTTGCAAAAGCCGATAATCCGTACGATATGGTGAAAATGTCTGTGGAAGAAATTAAAGAAATTATTCGTCCTTGTGGTTTGTCGCCAATGAAATCGAAAGGAATTTATGGTTTATCTGAAATTTTGATTGAAAAATATAATGGCGAAGTTCCGCAGAGTTTTGAAGCGCTCGAAGCTTTACCTGCCGTTGGACATAAAACAGCAAGCGTTGTAATGTCGCAAGCTTTTGGAGTTCCCGCTTTTCCCGTTGATACGCACATACATAGATTAATGTATAGATGGAATTTATCTAACGGAAAAAATGTTGCTCAAACTGAAAAAGATGCCAAAAGATTATTTCCTAGAGATTTATGGAATGATTTGCATCTTCAAATTATTTGGTACGGAAGAGAATATTCGCCTGCACGCGGCTGGAGTTTAGAAAAAGATATTATTACCAAAACCATCGGAAAAAAATCAATTATTGAGGAAATGGAAAAACCTCCAGTAGTTAAAAAAAGTAAAGCACAAAAATAAAAATCTTTGTGCTTTAGAGTTTTTGTCTGTTTAAAAAATTATCTAGATGCTTTTAACGCATTATATTCAGTAGTCATATCTAAAGATCTATAAACACCTAATAATGTTTTTGTTGCGTCCTCATTTTTAGGTTCAAGAGCCAAAACTTTTTTAAGATATGGAATCGCACTTCTTGTTACATCGTCTTTTTGAGCATTCAATTTATCGTACTTCTTCATTTCTGAAGGACTGGTTCCTAAAGTTGAAATTTCATCTGCTATATCTTTCTTTATCTGCAATTTAAGATAAGCTAGATTAATGTAAGCATCAATGTAATTAGGATTTAACTCTAAAACAGAATTATAAGTTAATTCTGCTTTTGGATAATCTTTTTTCTCCATATAAGAATAAGCTAAGTTATTTATAACTTCAATCTTTTTTGAAGGAACCGTTTCTGTTCTTGGTTTATCGTAAAGACCTTGCTGAATAGCTGATTCTCTAGCTTTTGGAGAAATAAAGTTATCTTCTTCTTTTGTTTTCTTGTTTGTTGCGAAATATAAAACTCCTTTTCCTGAATAATTGATTTTCTTCAAAAGTTCGTAATACATAACTGCGGAATTATAATCTCTTGCATTTATAGATGAAGATGCAGCGTTGTATAAATTTAAAGTGTCTTTTTTGTCAAACAAATACACTTTATAACTTTTCTCAGCACTTTCTTTAAATCTACCTGCTTTAAAATCAGCCATCGCGCCGTTTACCAAACTACCTTTCATGTCTTTTAAAGCCATATTTGCTTTTACGGTAGATTTGTATTTTCCAGACTCATTTTCATATAAAAAGACATCTTGATAAGCCTGAGATGCCAGTGTAAAATTATTAACAGCATCTATATCTTTTGTAGCAAGATCTTTATAAACATTCCCTTTTAAGAAATAATAGTCTGATTTGTCTTCATCGGAAGCATTAAGGATTAGATATTCTGCTTTCTTTAAAATCGCCAAAGATTCCTGGCTTTTTCCTTTATCATACAAAGATTGTGCTTCCTTGATTTGTTCTTTTTGGGCAAAAGCACCCATACTAATCATAAACAAGCATGATAGCATTCTAATGTTCTCTTTCATTTTGCGGTTAAGTTTTGGTTGATTAAATGATTTCTTTTGGTTTTTGAGGCATTAATTTCAGACAGTAACTTTAAATTATACTGAAATTAATAGACACATTAATATCTGCTGGTTCAAATATTTTCTGCGTAAAATCAAGTAAAGATCAACTTAACAGCGGAGGGTAATTTTTCATCATAAATAATCTGGTTTTGGTTAAGTATTTAATTATTAATTCTTTGGTTATTTGAATCATTCTCTTTTAAAAACAACTAATTAAAGAAAAAACTCTTTAATAGCTTTTTTAATGAATAATAGATTAGTTTTTAACTAAAATAAAATTAAAAACTAAATAAACATACAAAATCGAATCTAATTATTAAATTTTAACAAAACTTAGAAAAAATAGAATAAAAAACTTATAAAAAAAATATTGTGAGAAAAACATTTTTCTTATCTGAAAAATGCAAAAAGACAATTTTAAAATTATAAACAAAAAAACTCACTATCAGTACGAATACAAATAGTGAGTCTGCCAGCCAAAACGACCATTTGGCTATATTTTAATAAACCTCCGACTTAAATAGTGAGTGGTTTAATTAGCTATGATCTCGAAACTCTTCTCTTCAATCTTAACTACTGTTAAAGCTTGAGAATAGTTTAAAATAAAAGAAACAACTTCTTTTTTAGGTTTAAGATCTTTAGAAGCTAATGCTTTTTTTGAGTAAATTTTCGCCATACTTTCAAAATGATTTATATTAGTATAACGAGCTTATTATCAAAATAGTATTAGTTGGTTAAAATAATTTGATGTTTATCAATTATTTTTCTCAAATTCATAAGAGCATAACGCATTCTTCCCAATGCAGTATTGATACTTACACCTGTAATCTCAGAGATTTCTTTAAAGCTCATATCTTGATACATACGCATTACCAAAACCTCTTTTTGATCTTCTGGAAGCTCTTCTACCAACTTTTTTAAATCAAGTTCTACCTGATCTACAATCATTTTGCCTTCAATTGTTAGTGAATCGTCAGACATAATAGAGAAAATAGAAAATTCTTCTGTTTCTCTATACATAGGCATTTTTTTAGTTTTTCTAAAATGA from Flavobacterium sp. YJ01 carries:
- a CDS encoding TonB-dependent receptor, whose protein sequence is MGTEIKLKGDKVIEQIPSIKDKALRINLNENIYGTFAEIGAGQETVRHFFRSGGSSGTIAKAMSAYDKDFSDAVYGAENDGRYVTEERLKKMLTHEGQIIEERLSREKHPTKLFFSYANTVATIDFAKQFKGHGWVGIRYQIEPDEAYNEIILHIRFKETDARLQQETLGILGVNLIYGAFYKYNDPKRLLRYLYDHLDKDQLEIDTINFSGPRFADVDNRLMSLQLVKNGMTDAVMFNPEGKNILPAAILYKKNLLALRGSFRPVTKVNMDMYEKSLKMFLNENKVEKSNTLVIFEITLSNLRSDGEIDERDFMDRAELLCSLGQTVMISNFQEYYKVVEYFANYTKARMGLAMGVNNLVDIFDEKYYRHLSGGILEAFGKLFYRDMKVFLYPMLDEDGTLMNSNNLKVHPRMKELYKFFKFNGKVVDIEDYDPNILEVFSREVLKMINQGKTGWEPMLPPGIPEIIKEHHLFGYHPQKELEQNT
- a CDS encoding sigma-70 family RNA polymerase sigma factor, with translation MADLHTPDALLVKNYVEGNEAALATLIRRHESKIYGFIYSKIADRDISNDIFQDTFIKVIKTLKSNSYNEEGKFLPWVMRISHNLIVDHFRKTKKMPMYRETEEFSIFSIMSDDSLTIEGKMIVDQVELDLKKLVEELPEDQKEVLVMRMYQDMSFKEISEITGVSINTALGRMRYALMNLRKIIDKHQIILTN
- a CDS encoding tetratricopeptide repeat protein; the protein is MKENIRMLSCLFMISMGAFAQKEQIKEAQSLYDKGKSQESLAILKKAEYLILNASDEDKSDYYFLKGNVYKDLATKDIDAVNNFTLASQAYQDVFLYENESGKYKSTVKANMALKDMKGSLVNGAMADFKAGRFKESAEKSYKVYLFDKKDTLNLYNAASSSINARDYNSAVMYYELLKKINYSGKGVLYFATNKKTKEEDNFISPKARESAIQQGLYDKPRTETVPSKKIEVINNLAYSYMEKKDYPKAELTYNSVLELNPNYIDAYINLAYLKLQIKKDIADEISTLGTSPSEMKKYDKLNAQKDDVTRSAIPYLKKVLALEPKNEDATKTLLGVYRSLDMTTEYNALKASR
- the bcp gene encoding thioredoxin-dependent thiol peroxidase; amino-acid sequence: MTTLKSGDKAPNFSGTDQDGKSHKLADYAGKKLVVFFYPKASTPGCTAEACDLRDNFHRFQANNYELLGVSADSAKAQVKFKEKYELPFPLIADEDKSVINAFGVWGPKKFMGKEYDGIHRTTFVIDEKGIIEEVIEKVKTKEHTSQILK
- the nth gene encoding endonuclease III; amino-acid sequence: MNKEARVQFVIDTLKELYPTIPVPLDHKDPYTLLIAVLLSAQCTDVRVNQITPLLFAKADNPYDMVKMSVEEIKEIIRPCGLSPMKSKGIYGLSEILIEKYNGEVPQSFEALEALPAVGHKTASVVMSQAFGVPAFPVDTHIHRLMYRWNLSNGKNVAQTEKDAKRLFPRDLWNDLHLQIIWYGREYSPARGWSLEKDIITKTIGKKSIIEEMEKPPVVKKSKAQK
- a CDS encoding MBL fold metallo-hydrolase → MKVYFLGTGTSQGIPIIGIDHPVCKSTDAKDKRLRVSIWITWGEHSFVIDCGPDFRQQMLSCGCRKLDAILFTHEHADHTAGLDDIRPFNFRQGEIPIYGHQRVLDNLRRRFDYVFETVNKYPGAPSVKTFEVENDVPFAVGDKTAIPINVMHGELQVFGYRIDDFAYLTDVKTINQVETDKLKGLKVLVVNALRVEPHDTHFNLQEALDFINLVKPEKAYLTHISHVLGFHEEVQKTLPENVFLAYDNLEITI